A window from Telopea speciosissima isolate NSW1024214 ecotype Mountain lineage chromosome 8, Tspe_v1, whole genome shotgun sequence encodes these proteins:
- the LOC122671898 gene encoding gamma-interferon-responsive lysosomal thiol protein-like, giving the protein MASPRFLFLLLLSYVFVFGSVFNPSSSARVLSSGAAKVSLALYYETLCPFSANFIVKYLPKVYDEDLIKIVDLKLVPYGNAKLQGEDNIACQHGPFECLLNTVEACAIDVWPDLNTHFAFIYCVEHLVKEGKYPEWESCFDRLKLDSKPISECFNSGHGKELELYYANVTGSLQPPHKYVPWVVVDNQPLYEDYENFVTYVCKAYKGNPEPKACSTSLLHQVISVEKAKPTREVCYAEETIKTSASYSS; this is encoded by the exons ATGGCTTCTCCTCGattcctctttctcctcctgcTGAGCTATGTTTTCGTATTTGGTTCTGTATTTAATCCTTCGTCGTCTGCTAGAGTTCTTTCTTCTGGTGCCGCGAAGGTCTCGCTTGCTCTGTACTATGAGACCCTCTGCCCTTTCTCCGCCAATTTCATTGTTAAGTATCTGCCGAAGGTCTACGATGAGGATCTCATTAAAATCGTCGATCTCAAGCTCGTTCCCTACGGAAACGCCAAATTACAAGGCGAAGACAACATCGCCTGCCAG CATGGCCCATTCGAGTGCTTGCTGAATACCGTGGAAGCCTGTGCTATCGATGTCTGGCCTGATCTG AATACACATTTTGCTTTCATTTACTGTGTTGAGCACCTAGTCAAGGAGGGCAAGTATCCTGAGTGGGAATCCTGTTTTGATAGACTGAAGCTGGATTCAAAGCCCATTTCAGAATGTTTTAATAGTGGGCACGGAAAGGAG CTTGAACTTTATTATGCAAACGTAACTGGTTCTCTTCAACCTCCTCATAAATATGTGCCTTGGGTTGTTGTTGATAACCAGCCACTCTATGAG GACTATGAAAACTTTGTGACCTATGTATGCAAGGCTTACAAAGGCAATCCTGAACCCAAGGCTTGCAGCACTTCACTACTCCATCAGGTTATCTCAGTGGAGAAAGCAAAACCAACCCGTGAAGTTTGCTATGCAGAGGAGACAATCAAAACATCGGCTTCATACTCATCTTaa